One genomic segment of Styela clava chromosome 3, kaStyClav1.hap1.2, whole genome shotgun sequence includes these proteins:
- the LOC120342193 gene encoding nuclear pore complex protein Nup50-like, with product MSKRVADKYLTDQNWDKEDEVDDDDNSGTFKTADNDVLQTRVIRKAKRRIVGSSQQSTASAFSGFGGLKAPTNSTKPSFGGFNLPTSGNGSNVSQMKPFSMFQSTGSSGSAATQPTIQSSSGDKSSTRTLESKTADSTTSKTIEIKSSDDDTTQNSREYNRQLSALNRSVSEWIKNHVEKNPLCDLTPIFLDYKKYLSEIDDKYGHSDNEGSSQNSFQVSDSQETVSLKSSQNSSLTSSVSDKPKFSLTGFGSKTEEPKPIEINSKTDAPVSKPLFSGFQTSTTTSSPFKGFNVSKTTAFPGFSFSSSMVGSGGSTKQASGQGKDEEEYVPPKPESNVVADPEAFYSIRCKLYYKKEGAYADKGVGQLYLKPSGDKTQLVIRADTAISQILLNIHLIPAIPVKKQGKNNVLIMCIPNPPINEKEKDKVVAFLIRVKTSEDADKLIEIMEEKKREATDKADADR from the exons ATGTCGAAGCGTGTCGCTGATAAATACTTAACAGACCAAAATTGGGACAAGGAAGATGAGGTTGATGATGACGATAACTCTGGAACATTCAAGACAGCGGATAATGATGTTTTGCAAACCCGTGTTATTCGAAAAGCAAAGCGTAGGATTGTTGGTAGCAGTCAACAATCG ACAGCCTCGGCATTTTCTGGTTTTGGTGGATTGAAAGCCCCAACAAATAGTACCAAACCTTCGTTCGGTGGTTTCAATCTACCAACTTCTGGAAATGGAAGCAATGTTTCTCAAATGAAACCGTTTTCAATGTTTCAATCTACTGGATCCAGTGGATCAGCTGCAACTCAGCCAACTATTCAATCTTCATCAGGGGATAAATCATCTACTAGGACGTTAGAATccaaaa CCGCGGATAGTACAACTTCAAAAACTATTGAAATAAAGTCGAGTGATGATGATACAACACAAAACTCAAGAGAATACAACAGGCAGCTCAGTGCTTTGAATCGAAGTGTTAGTGAATGGATAAAG AATCATGTGGAAAAGAATCCATTGTGCGATCTCACTCCTATTTTTCtggattataaaaaatatttatctgaaATAGATGACAAGTATGGACATTCAGACAATGAAGGTTCATC GCAAAATTCATTCCAAGTATCAGATTCACAAGAGACAGTTTCTCTAAAGTCTTCTCAAAATTCTTCTCTAACTTCAAGCGTTTCTGACAAACCAAAGTTTTCTCTGACTGGGTTTGGTAGCAAAACAGAAGAGCCAAAACCAATTGAAATTAACTCTAAAACTGATGCTCCAGTCAGTAAACCATTATTCTCGGGATTTCAAACTTCCACAACAACTTCTTCACCTTTCAAAGGATTTAATGTTTCAAAAACAACTGCATTTCCGGGATTTTCATTTAGTTCATCCATGGTCGGTTCAGGAGGCTCAACCAAGCAAGCGTCCGGGCAG GGTAAAGACGAAGAGGAATATGTTCCACCAAAACCCGAAAGTAATGTTGTTGCGGATCCAGAAGCTTTCTACTCTATCAG GTGCAAACTTTACTATAAAAAGGAAGGTGCTTATGCTGACAAGGGTGTTGGACAACTTTATCTAAAGCCATCTGGAGACAAAACACAATTAGTCATCAGAGCTGATACTGCAATAAGTCAGATCTTGCTTAACATTCACCTTATTCCTGCAATTCCAGTTAAAAAGCAaggaaaaaataatgtattgaTAATGTGTATTCCTAATCCTCCAattaatgaaaaagaaaaggaCAAG GTTGTGGCTTTCCTGATTCGAGTAAAAACAAGTGAAGATGCTGATAAGCTTATTGAGATTATGGAAGAAAAGAAGCGAGAAGCCACGGATAAAGCTGATGCGGATAGGTGA